TCTAGCCATCATTCTAAGGCAGACTCTAAAGTCAATTTCTGTTTAATAATAGCTATATTCTTCTTCTCTTTATATCATCGTCAGTACATCCATTGATCCATCAATTCTTAATCCTCTGAACCAGCTATTGTGAAATATTTAGGTACAGAAAAGTAAGCAAATTCAGATCCCTACATGCAGAAGCCAACTCTCCAATGGAAGACAGAGTCATTCAAACAAGTAAGATAAAACCATCAGCCATGGGACCTGATAGCTACTAAATTCTGAAATACATCTCTCAGGTTTATATTTGAAAGGGAGTTTGGGCTTGGAGTCTTTtattgcttgcttgtttgtttgttcaccgcaaaaataaaatacccatattattatatcttcttttctgtttccctcaAAATACCGTTTTAGGATGTTTGAATTCTcatagaaagaaaacaacacagaATATGGAATTGATGGATGGAAACTACACCTTGGTGACCGAGTTTATTCTTTTAGGGTTTCCGACCCGCCCTGAACTGCAGATTGTCCTATTCCTCATGTTTCTGACATTGTATGGTATGATTTTAACAGGGAATATTGGACTGATGATGTTAATCAGGACCGACCCTCACCTTCAAACccctatgtattttttccttagcAACCTTATCTTTTGCAGATCTTTGTTACTCATCAGTCATTGTTCCCAAAATGCTGGTCAATTTCCTCTCAGAAAATAAATCTATCTCCTATTATGGCTGTGccctacagttttattttttctgtgcttttgctGATACAGAATCCTTTATCCTGGCTGCCATGGCATACGATCGCTATGTTGCCATCTGTAATCCTTTACTGTATACAGTTGTGATGTCTCGGGGCATCTGTGTATGGTTGATTGTCTTGTCCTATATTGGAGGTAACATGAGTTCCCTGGTTCACACGTCCTTTGCCTTTATTCTGAAATACTGCGATAAAAATGTCATTAATCATTTTTTCTGCgacctccctcccctgcttaaGCTATCCTGCACAGACACCTCAGTTAATGAGTGGCTTCTCTCCACATATGGCAGCTCAGTGGAAATTATCTGCTTCATCGTCATTGTCATCTCCTACTATTTCATTCTGCGCTCAGTCTTGAGGATCCGCTCTTCCAGTGGCAGAAAGAAAACCTTCTCCACGTGTGCCTCTCACCTGACTTCTGTGGCCATCTATCAGGGGACTCTTCTCTTCATTTACTCACGGCCCAGCTATCTGTATTCTCCCAACACTGATAAAATTATC
The Canis lupus familiaris isolate Mischka breed German Shepherd chromosome 18, alternate assembly UU_Cfam_GSD_1.0, whole genome shotgun sequence genome window above contains:
- the OR5I1B gene encoding olfactory receptor family 5 subfamily I member 1B (The RefSeq protein has 1 frameshift compared to this genomic sequence), which translates into the protein MELMDGNYTLVTEFILLGFPTRPELQIVLFLMFLTLYGMILTGNIGLMMLIRTDPHLQTPMYFFLSNLSFADLCYSSVIVPKMLVNFLSENKSISYYGCALQFYFFCAFADTESFILAAMAYDRYVAICNPLLYTVVMSRGICVWLIVLSYIGGNMSSLVHTSFAFILKYCDKNVINHFFCDLPPLLKLSCTDTSVNEWLLSTYGSSVEIICFIVIVISYYFILRSVLRIRSSSGRKKTFSTCASHLTSVAIYQGTLLFIYSRPSYLYSPNTDKIISVFYTIIIPVLNPLIYSLRNKDVKDAAKRAVRLKVDSS